Genomic window (Rubeoparvulum massiliense):
GATGCTCATAATACTTGGCCAGTTCTACATAGGGCTCCAAGGTGAAAGGCCGATTCTCGTCGAGACATTCCTGCCATAGGGTAACCGCATTGGGCCAGTCAGCATTTCTCTTATAAAATCGAGCGAGGGTTAATCGGTGTGCCACCCAATCCTCAGCATTGTCTACTGTTAAAGAATGAGTATAATAGCGCTCGGCTTGCTGATTTTTCTTCCGATCCTCATGGATTCTCCCCAATGCCACCGACTCATACGGTGTTGGTAAGACATATGAACCAGCCCCCATCTCGTCGTGAGAGTTGGACTCCATTTGCAGTAGGGTATAGAGATGGTGGAACAAGGTGACAAGGGAAAGGATATCCCATTCATTATGCTGAAAGACTGGGAAAAGACCCGTACTATCTCCTTCATTGACAAACTTGAAGTAGCGCTCCGGTACCTCTCGTCCTGGAACATCATCATGACGTATGACACCTAACTTATCCTCTTCAATCTGCGCTAAAGAGCAGTTGTCCAGCTCCTTACGCCAGAGACGGCGTGCCATATAGAGGAGATCCAGCTGACGAGGCTGCTCTGTTAGATGAATACGTTGATAGAGCAGCCGGGTCTGCAGTAGATTCCAATCGAAGGCTTTTCCATTAAAGGAGGTAACAACGGGAAAGGCTTGCAGTCGCTCCACGAATGCGGTGAGAAAGGCATGCTCCCCCTCCCAATGAGGCAGGAACCATTGCTCGAACCGAAAGCCCTCCGCTGTAAAATAGCCGAAGCCTAGGAGAAAGATGAGCGTACCACTTCCTTGGGATAAGCCTGTGGTTTCTGTATCAAAGAAGAGCAACTGCTGAAGCCATGGTTTCTTCTCATCCACCACTTTGGGAAGAAACGGATAGATTGTAGCAATCTGCTGTAAATCGATGTCATAGGCTTGTGCCAGCTGCATCTTTCCATGCTGTGTATTCAAGGGATATAGATAAGAACGCCCTACAAAGCTGCCATCCTCTCCCTGGAAAAGCTGAAACTTTGCAGACGTGAACTCTGTCCCAAGCTTCAGCTCCTCCCGCTGTGTATTTCCTTGTTTATGGGAAGGAGATGATGAGGGCTTTGGGACCATGCGTTGTAATCGTTCACGCAAATTCAACACCCATCATCCTTCCACCAAGCGTTTTAATAAATGAAGGGCATCACCTTTACCTGTCAAGCCTGTTTCTTCAACAGGCCCTGTACAGGATGGGCAACCCTGGGAACAACCACAATCCTTAATCAACTGGATGGCATGCTGTAATAAGGCATGTTCTACCTGAAAAAGGTGCTCGCTTAAGCCCACACCACCGGGATAGCGATCGTAGAAAAAGATTGTGGGCAGTCCCGAATGAACGGCTTTTACCTGTGCTACCACACGGATATCCATGGGATCAGACATCACGTAGAGAGGGGCAATACTTTGTAAGAGATGGGCCACCCCCACCAGTGCCTGACGTAAGCGATCCTCAGACCACCCCAGTTCTTGCAGCTCCTCTGCCTTGAGAGCAATCCAATAGGAAGAGGTATGTATCTCCTGTTCTGGGAGATGGATGGGGCCAGAGCCGATATTCTCATGGGTATTAAATTTGATCTTTTTGAAGATGGTGGCCATGGCATTAACCGTCACATCACCATAATGACTGGCGTGAAAGGTATGATCCTGCCCGGTGAACTCTTCCAATACCTTCAGCTGAACAGCAAGATTGGCATCGGTGTAATAATCCACATCCACCTGGCGAACATAGGCCTTCTTCTCTTCATAATCTAGCTTCTCCACTTGATATTGCACACCTTCATGGAGGTAGATGGCCTCCTCATGTACTAAGGTGAGGGCACTAAAACGATCCACCTCGCCCAGAACCTTGGTCTGCCCCGTGATGGTGATGTCAATAATCACTACATTCTCCTGGGCAGTGCTACGAAGGCTAATATTATGGGCTGGAAATGAGGAGTTGGACCAATAGTAGCGGGCGCCTGAATGATGAAGAATTCCTTCTTCTACTAAAAATTGTGCAACTTCATCCACAGGTAGCGTACCAAAGGATTCCCCTTCTTCAAAGGGGAGCTCATAGGCTGCACATTTTACATGATCGACGAGAATGATTAGATTGTCTGGATTGATCCGTGCCTGTTCAGGCGTCCCCTCTAGAAAGAAATCGGGGTGCTGAATCACAAATTGGTCCAAGGGATTGGAGCTGGCCACGAGAAAGACGATGGAGGTCTCCATGCGGCGGCCCGCCCTTCCTGCCTGCTGCCAGGTGCTGGCAATGGAACCAGGATAGCCGGTCAAGACACAGGCCTGTAGCTGACCAATATCGATCCCGAGCTCTAAGGCATTGGTGCTCACCACACCTTGAATCTCTCCTGATCGTAAGCCACGCTCAATTTCTCGGCGGAGCTTGGGCAGATAGCCGCCACGATAGCCCCGGATCCGCTTGCTTCCAAGTTCCTTACTGGTCAGTGCCTGAAGGTAAGTAAGGAGCAGCTCCACCTGTACACGACTACGGGCGAACACAATGGTTTGGATCTCATTTTTCAAGAGTAGGGCTGCTAATTGCTGTGCTTCCAACAGGCTACTTCTTCGAATCCCCA
Coding sequences:
- a CDS encoding DEAD/DEAH box helicase, whose amino-acid sequence is MNRLTGKAENLDELITKIQGIPELMEQVTHWLTVPAQPARTVPFPNELHPFLRKTLEERGIHELYTHQAQAFAAVLAGKHVVTVTPTASGKTMCYNLPVLQGILKNPDARALYLFPTKALAQDQLAELQSWIELMGVDIRTHTYDGDTPPNIRQVIRKGGHIVITNPDMLHSAILPHHTKWIQMFENLHYIVIDEVHSYRGVFGSHVANVLRRLKRIARYYGSDPQIICASATIANPQEHVERLIEEPVQVINDNGAPRGEKHFVFYNPPVVNPTLGIRRSSLLEAQQLAALLLKNEIQTIVFARSRVQVELLLTYLQALTSKELGSKRIRGYRGGYLPKLRREIERGLRSGEIQGVVSTNALELGIDIGQLQACVLTGYPGSIASTWQQAGRAGRRMETSIVFLVASSNPLDQFVIQHPDFFLEGTPEQARINPDNLIILVDHVKCAAYELPFEEGESFGTLPVDEVAQFLVEEGILHHSGARYYWSNSSFPAHNISLRSTAQENVVIIDITITGQTKVLGEVDRFSALTLVHEEAIYLHEGVQYQVEKLDYEEKKAYVRQVDVDYYTDANLAVQLKVLEEFTGQDHTFHASHYGDVTVNAMATIFKKIKFNTHENIGSGPIHLPEQEIHTSSYWIALKAEELQELGWSEDRLRQALVGVAHLLQSIAPLYVMSDPMDIRVVAQVKAVHSGLPTIFFYDRYPGGVGLSEHLFQVEHALLQHAIQLIKDCGCSQGCPSCTGPVEETGLTGKGDALHLLKRLVEG
- a CDS encoding ribonuclease H-like domain-containing protein, which codes for MNLRERLQRMVPKPSSSPSHKQGNTQREELKLGTEFTSAKFQLFQGEDGSFVGRSYLYPLNTQHGKMQLAQAYDIDLQQIATIYPFLPKVVDEKKPWLQQLLFFDTETTGLSQGSGTLIFLLGFGYFTAEGFRFEQWFLPHWEGEHAFLTAFVERLQAFPVVTSFNGKAFDWNLLQTRLLYQRIHLTEQPRQLDLLYMARRLWRKELDNCSLAQIEEDKLGVIRHDDVPGREVPERYFKFVNEGDSTGLFPVFQHNEWDILSLVTLFHHLYTLLQMESNSHDEMGAGSYVLPTPYESVALGRIHEDRKKNQQAERYYTHSLTVDNAEDWVAHRLTLARFYKRNADWPNAVTLWQECLDENRPFTLEPYVELAKYYEHQQNDYGSAFTYTWDGLSRLKQTLTTARTVRQEEELIKRLVRLEKKMGTHARK